A genomic region of Elusimicrobiota bacterium contains the following coding sequences:
- a CDS encoding S8 family serine peptidase, with amino-acid sequence MKAKLKLVIVVLWALSACAAAADEGEVSVFFKLSEGSSIGDFTAVLHRNFPDITIEPVVGGVYLAKEKSAKGNSQRLADRIGAFNMVQAVQPNTLAYPPKLDAAAAEPDKTWFLTKIRAPLFWEKSKGSRSVRVLVCDTGVESGHPDLRGNVGTGLNFVDGSGNTEPTGNGHGTRIAGLIGAQGGHTGIGASGVNWEVQIIPGKITNKADGATDHSDSAKCIKWGADQGIKVVNLSISNAAGNLAVQEAAEYLYKKGGILVVSAGNKGEYLDLPDDPHMIAVGGTNDLDWHPPAYNTGAYVDLSAPSSALYTTDMGGKYITSNGTSLSAAIVSGAAALILSVKPELTAQQLIDLLLASTADLGAPGRDEVFGAGRLDLKKALELLRVLPK; translated from the coding sequence ATGAAAGCAAAGCTAAAACTGGTAATAGTGGTCCTTTGGGCGCTATCTGCATGCGCGGCGGCGGCGGACGAAGGGGAGGTTTCTGTCTTTTTCAAGCTTTCGGAAGGGAGCTCTATCGGGGATTTTACTGCGGTGTTGCACAGGAATTTCCCCGACATAACGATAGAGCCTGTGGTTGGCGGAGTTTACCTGGCGAAAGAGAAAAGCGCCAAGGGAAACAGTCAGAGGCTTGCCGACAGGATCGGCGCCTTCAACATGGTGCAGGCGGTACAACCGAACACACTTGCTTACCCGCCCAAGCTTGACGCGGCGGCGGCGGAACCGGATAAAACCTGGTTTCTCACAAAGATCCGGGCCCCGCTTTTCTGGGAAAAAAGCAAAGGCAGCCGTTCCGTGCGGGTCCTCGTCTGCGACACCGGTGTTGAGTCGGGGCATCCGGACCTGCGCGGCAATGTCGGGACCGGGCTGAATTTTGTGGACGGCAGCGGCAATACCGAACCCACCGGCAACGGTCACGGCACCCGCATCGCCGGACTGATAGGCGCGCAGGGCGGGCATACCGGCATCGGCGCCTCCGGCGTGAACTGGGAGGTTCAAATTATCCCCGGTAAAATAACCAACAAGGCCGACGGCGCCACCGACCACTCCGACAGCGCGAAATGCATAAAGTGGGGCGCCGACCAGGGGATAAAGGTCGTTAACCTGAGCATCAGCAACGCCGCGGGCAACCTGGCCGTGCAGGAAGCCGCGGAGTATCTTTATAAAAAGGGCGGGATACTGGTAGTCTCAGCCGGCAATAAGGGCGAGTATCTCGACCTCCCCGATGATCCGCATATGATAGCGGTCGGAGGCACTAACGACCTGGATTGGCACCCGCCGGCTTACAATACCGGGGCGTACGTGGACCTCTCCGCTCCGTCTTCCGCGCTTTATACCACCGATATGGGGGGAAAATATATAACAAGCAACGGCACTTCCCTGTCCGCCGCCATTGTTTCCGGCGCCGCGGCTCTTATTCTGTCGGTAAAACCGGAATTGACCGCCCAACAACTTATAGACCTCCTTCTGGCGTCTACGGCAGACTTGGGCGCTCCCGGCCGTGATGAGGTTTTCGGCGCGGGCCGCCTTGACCTGAAGAAGGCGCTGGAACTTTTAAGAGTCTTGCCTAAATAA
- a CDS encoding alpha/beta hydrolase, whose product MEQPFADAVFHKLAMALAFTLFCPDCFLSAQASSLPVPAGEYAVSIRYFSLHRGFAVPKADLISLRSLEQEDCKSGDADNYYRQLPVIEVSPVAGALTGKQAYFFPGVLAERTLKDWHLTEQALSSVQTLNIPRTYDLPVPVELRGTILFLPGLGSSPQFYLTIATALASHGYRVLIGGHPGISGDAYTSDNCLLPGIDQEQLMRKIQNSKLIDPVMNASIKVLLKDIDVLVKYIHSADTSKQPLPLFAMGHSIGGIAANMYCSQKRGPCAAAVNLDGGEYPLFPRQSWPSRRDLPYLKFRSTENIARDRIPKDIAGPRQCVFDFDGKDGKVLHQSFTDIGFFKGIPSEEMPLADLRSKTARVILSFLKKAAAPDDGAADASVSWCGGLSK is encoded by the coding sequence ATGGAACAGCCATTCGCGGATGCTGTATTTCACAAACTCGCCATGGCCTTGGCCTTTACTCTATTCTGTCCGGATTGTTTTTTGTCGGCTCAGGCTTCTAGCCTTCCCGTTCCTGCAGGCGAGTACGCCGTTTCAATCAGATATTTTTCCCTGCATCGGGGTTTCGCTGTTCCAAAAGCAGACTTGATCTCGCTACGCTCTTTGGAACAGGAAGATTGCAAAAGCGGAGATGCCGATAACTATTACAGACAACTCCCGGTGATAGAAGTGTCCCCTGTGGCAGGGGCCTTAACCGGGAAACAGGCATATTTTTTCCCCGGTGTTCTCGCGGAGCGCACACTGAAGGATTGGCATCTCACGGAACAGGCTTTATCGAGCGTTCAAACCTTAAATATACCCAGAACGTACGATTTGCCGGTGCCGGTGGAATTGCGCGGCACAATCCTGTTTCTCCCCGGCCTTGGGTCATCGCCGCAGTTTTATCTGACCATAGCAACCGCCTTGGCAAGCCATGGCTACAGGGTCCTTATCGGCGGACACCCCGGGATTTCCGGTGATGCTTACACTTCGGATAATTGTCTGCTGCCGGGTATCGATCAGGAGCAACTGATGCGCAAGATCCAGAATTCGAAACTGATCGATCCTGTGATGAACGCATCCATTAAGGTGCTGCTGAAGGATATCGATGTCCTAGTAAAATACATCCATAGTGCCGACACGTCTAAGCAGCCTTTGCCGTTATTTGCAATGGGTCATTCTATAGGGGGGATAGCCGCTAACATGTATTGTTCTCAAAAAAGGGGGCCATGCGCCGCCGCAGTCAATCTTGACGGAGGGGAATATCCGCTCTTCCCACGTCAATCCTGGCCATCCCGCAGGGATCTTCCTTATCTTAAATTCCGTTCCACTGAAAATATCGCTAGGGACAGAATTCCCAAAGATATTGCCGGGCCGCGTCAGTGTGTCTTCGATTTTGACGGCAAGGACGGAAAAGTACTGCATCAATCATTTACCGATATAGGGTTTTTCAAAGGTATACCGTCCGAAGAGATGCCGCTGGCTGACCTTAGGAGCAAAACCGCGCGGGTTATACTTTCATTCCTTAAAAAAGCCGCCGCCCCTGACGACGGAGCGGCTGATGCGTCCGTATCCTGGTGCGGAGGACTTAGTAAATAA
- a CDS encoding L,D-transpeptidase, protein MKKIMTMAVMLGLTGGAYAAEMCAGALVCIPGPMGQTMPSGSYSPAFDDLAVNASALQTQAAAPEVSPAATTSNMAADLSQLTVEILRDEALADPAAFIDAHTPEEVDAAFGFQRDRYQITDPNRIKNAIVRMTVDLTRQRLVIQSPTLNTEFKISSGVQGHRTAGSGKCFSPDVLEEMHYSSLYNNAPMPHSVFFNGNIAVHATSPANELLLGQVASHGCVRLSRVNAATVFALVRANGKANTAICVQGAPPK, encoded by the coding sequence ATGAAAAAAATAATGACGATGGCTGTTATGTTGGGTTTGACCGGCGGTGCGTATGCCGCTGAGATGTGCGCCGGGGCGCTAGTGTGTATACCGGGCCCGATGGGGCAAACGATGCCTTCCGGCAGCTACTCACCCGCGTTCGACGATCTGGCGGTAAACGCCTCCGCTTTGCAAACTCAGGCTGCGGCGCCGGAGGTGTCCCCGGCCGCCACTACTAGCAATATGGCGGCTGATCTGAGCCAGTTGACCGTGGAAATTCTGCGCGATGAAGCCCTGGCCGACCCCGCAGCATTCATTGACGCGCATACCCCGGAAGAAGTGGATGCGGCTTTCGGTTTCCAGCGCGACCGTTACCAGATAACGGACCCGAACAGGATAAAGAACGCCATCGTCCGCATGACCGTGGACCTTACCCGCCAGCGCCTTGTGATACAGTCGCCTACCCTTAACACCGAATTCAAGATCTCTTCCGGCGTTCAGGGCCATCGCACCGCGGGCAGCGGCAAATGCTTCTCCCCCGACGTGCTGGAGGAAATGCACTACTCCAGCCTCTACAACAACGCGCCTATGCCCCACTCCGTATTTTTTAATGGGAACATAGCCGTGCACGCCACCAGCCCCGCCAATGAATTGCTGCTTGGCCAGGTAGCATCCCACGGCTGCGTGCGCCTGTCAAGAGTGAACGCCGCGACCGTCTTTGCCCTGGTACGCGCCAACGGGAAGGCAAATACCGCGATCTGCGTGCAAGGCGCCCCGCCCAAATAA
- a CDS encoding zinc dependent phospholipase C family protein: MPKTFFHSSRLAVLYAFTLFLASPTGAWSWDQFGKYIYDSHSVLTWSAIEGANNALRGTKNAPIEAWLKQLNQKPVIGLVPKDFELNMKTLKGGFYQIDDFKDLTLLTSNRLQLGNVAADYPYRLNMPGTSKSALFRFYSRVWSEQLGVELAESTYENFNPTGMGMPVHFLRSYQETGGTPPVKLDSARQSCDKAVSLVEKFTESAWKEWLRGNNAADKSEALHAYELMYFALGVAAHTIEDSFTPAHTQRSVEDPRVIEDLCYYYDNNLLPPAAAGACVHLFGFNADPRDSIHFKGDDRYPSTAVPARLAAQAAQAYLTGFGEQALDEFSGLRSRSLPEVMEEFLVSGRYVGQGYFDCSKLPVK, encoded by the coding sequence ATGCCAAAAACATTCTTCCATTCAAGTCGTTTAGCGGTTTTGTACGCCTTCACACTGTTCCTTGCTTCTCCGACCGGAGCCTGGAGCTGGGATCAATTTGGGAAGTACATATACGATTCCCACAGTGTGTTGACATGGTCCGCGATCGAAGGCGCGAATAACGCCTTACGCGGCACGAAAAACGCGCCCATAGAGGCCTGGCTTAAGCAGCTTAACCAAAAGCCGGTCATAGGGCTTGTTCCGAAAGATTTTGAGTTGAATATGAAAACATTGAAAGGCGGTTTTTATCAGATCGATGATTTCAAAGATTTAACGCTTTTAACTTCCAACAGGCTTCAGCTGGGAAATGTCGCGGCTGACTATCCGTATCGCCTGAACATGCCCGGAACCTCCAAGTCCGCGCTCTTCAGGTTTTACAGCCGGGTCTGGTCCGAGCAGCTTGGGGTTGAACTGGCCGAATCGACATACGAGAACTTCAATCCGACCGGCATGGGCATGCCCGTTCATTTCTTAAGGTCTTATCAGGAAACCGGCGGGACTCCCCCTGTTAAGCTTGACTCGGCGCGCCAATCCTGCGATAAAGCGGTAAGCCTGGTTGAAAAGTTCACGGAAAGCGCCTGGAAGGAATGGCTGAGGGGAAATAACGCCGCCGACAAAAGCGAAGCTTTGCACGCTTACGAACTTATGTATTTCGCGCTTGGGGTGGCCGCGCATACCATAGAGGATTCTTTTACGCCCGCGCACACGCAGAGGTCGGTTGAAGATCCTCGCGTTATAGAGGACCTGTGCTACTATTACGACAACAATCTTTTGCCGCCGGCCGCGGCGGGGGCCTGCGTTCATCTTTTTGGGTTTAACGCCGACCCGAGAGACAGCATACATTTTAAAGGGGACGATAGATATCCAAGCACCGCCGTTCCCGCCAGGCTGGCGGCCCAGGCCGCTCAGGCGTACCTTACGGGCTTCGGCGAACAGGCTCTTGACGAGTTTTCCGGCCTCAGGTCCCGTTCACTGCCCGAAGTCATGGAAGAGTTCCTGGTAAGCGGCAGGTATGTAGGTCAGGGTTATTTTGACTGTTCAAAGCTGCCGGTAAAATAG
- a CDS encoding HEAT repeat domain-containing protein, with product MNKILNRLPVSAAFFLFPISYLSAAGNLKIETLSVNVSGGPKTAETALAGALRQDKSADYRCARIEALGASKDDFVARELAIIVNDPDEDVKRCATRTAGLQKNIHAAEALLANFEDYHRKIRKGAYENNLGARLSAIDSIWSLGEIGDPITLKKLWRLYSESDEVVKLNMAVSAGKAKSKDGKQFLYNIAGSAQDSSAVRAAAYELLAGLKAPMPAVGRVFSAGMEKGDIIYTGGWLGIPQSWIKDLPVGHVGLFGGADVRNGRIVVTIYDCQPNEFKPAGGVRKIFSWSDFTQQHKYPFYGNRTTSVHPTQVQRELIIKAAISKLGRRYNNTHIGPKGPDTFDCVGYAEYAYEAAGLNPTPDDQETGLGWPLTPAEQFAATVPNQSAPMAYISAARIGSSSATLKKVYGSGVFGGPYSNIPELPPKIVPSETGY from the coding sequence ATGAATAAAATTCTCAACCGTCTGCCGGTCAGTGCCGCGTTTTTTTTATTTCCCATCTCTTATTTAAGCGCCGCCGGAAATTTAAAAATTGAAACGCTCAGCGTCAATGTATCAGGCGGTCCGAAAACGGCCGAAACGGCGCTTGCCGGAGCTCTTAGGCAGGATAAAAGTGCCGATTACAGATGCGCCCGGATAGAAGCCTTGGGCGCCAGCAAGGACGATTTTGTAGCCAGAGAGCTCGCCATAATCGTCAACGACCCCGATGAAGACGTGAAGCGCTGCGCGACCAGGACCGCGGGCCTGCAAAAGAACATCCACGCGGCTGAGGCCCTTTTAGCGAATTTTGAGGACTACCATCGGAAAATAAGGAAGGGCGCTTATGAAAATAATCTTGGGGCGCGGCTCTCAGCTATAGATTCCATATGGTCTTTGGGAGAGATAGGCGACCCGATAACCTTAAAAAAGCTTTGGAGGCTCTATAGCGAGTCCGACGAGGTGGTCAAATTAAACATGGCGGTCAGCGCGGGCAAAGCCAAATCTAAAGACGGTAAACAATTCCTTTATAACATAGCCGGCTCCGCGCAAGATAGTTCCGCGGTCAGAGCGGCGGCCTATGAGCTGCTCGCCGGCCTGAAAGCCCCCATGCCCGCCGTAGGCAGGGTTTTCTCCGCAGGTATGGAGAAGGGGGATATTATCTATACCGGAGGATGGCTAGGCATACCGCAAAGCTGGATAAAAGATCTGCCCGTAGGCCACGTGGGCCTGTTCGGCGGCGCCGATGTCCGGAACGGCAGGATAGTGGTTACGATATACGACTGCCAACCGAATGAATTCAAGCCCGCAGGGGGTGTGCGGAAAATTTTCTCCTGGAGCGACTTTACCCAGCAGCACAAGTATCCTTTCTACGGCAACCGCACTACCAGCGTGCACCCCACTCAGGTCCAGCGCGAACTTATAATCAAGGCCGCTATATCCAAGCTCGGCCGCCGCTACAATAATACTCATATCGGCCCCAAGGGCCCCGACACTTTCGACTGCGTGGGGTACGCCGAATACGCCTATGAGGCGGCGGGCCTTAATCCCACTCCCGACGACCAGGAAACCGGTCTGGGCTGGCCGCTCACTCCGGCGGAGCAGTTTGCCGCCACCGTGCCGAATCAAAGCGCGCCCATGGCATATATCAGTGCGGCCAGGATAGGCTCCTCTTCCGCGACCCTTAAAAAAGTTTACGGATCCGGGGTATTCGGCGGCCCCTATTCCAATATCCCTGAACTCCCTCCTAAGATCGTCCCCTCCGAAACCGGCTATTGA
- a CDS encoding DUF2183 domain-containing protein, with translation MKPINKKIKYLSLIAMIPLLGLNSFAAKNLLISDIDDTIKKTGIHSSGVVAHAAGTTNEFAGMSILYNSYARSNGTSGKVEYLTAAPELVDNLGISFLREAGFPPGRGTIADFVVSGRNPRMESSGEFKARKLIEIYQREKPELMILVGDNGEQDIDAYGELMRYVADHNGATRVYSFIHHVYEVMGKAIPSGHIPFVTSADLAVQFANRGWIKEDGLMRVLGEIEYDSGAGQFAKEVVPAFMECASFNAWPEISSGVLAQAPNASAMIGSYAQVKANVKNLCQK, from the coding sequence ATGAAACCTATAAATAAAAAAATAAAGTATTTAAGTTTAATAGCAATGATCCCGCTGCTGGGGCTGAATTCGTTCGCCGCCAAAAATCTGCTTATTTCCGATATCGACGACACTATCAAAAAAACCGGCATTCATAGCAGCGGCGTCGTTGCCCATGCCGCGGGAACCACCAACGAATTCGCCGGCATGAGCATACTCTATAACAGCTATGCCAGAAGTAATGGAACGTCCGGCAAGGTCGAGTATTTAACGGCGGCGCCGGAGTTGGTGGATAATTTAGGGATTAGTTTTTTGCGGGAGGCCGGATTCCCTCCAGGGCGCGGAACAATAGCGGACTTCGTAGTGAGCGGGAGAAATCCCCGGATGGAAAGCTCGGGCGAATTTAAAGCCCGCAAACTTATTGAAATTTATCAGCGGGAAAAGCCCGAATTAATGATCCTTGTCGGTGACAATGGCGAGCAGGATATCGACGCTTACGGCGAGCTTATGAGGTATGTCGCGGACCATAACGGCGCAACCAGGGTCTATTCGTTCATTCACCATGTTTATGAGGTGATGGGAAAGGCGATCCCTTCCGGGCATATCCCATTCGTAACTTCCGCAGACCTGGCGGTCCAGTTCGCGAACCGCGGGTGGATAAAAGAAGATGGCCTGATGCGCGTTCTGGGGGAAATAGAATATGACAGCGGCGCCGGACAGTTCGCAAAAGAAGTGGTGCCGGCCTTTATGGAGTGCGCGTCGTTCAATGCCTGGCCTGAGATCAGTTCAGGGGTTCTGGCCCAAGCTCCGAACGCTTCAGCTATGATCGGAAGCTACGCGCAAGTTAAGGCGAACGTGAAAAATTTGTGTCAAAAGTAA
- a CDS encoding polysaccharide deacetylase family protein gives MNAKTCILVSVLSIVPFISVFAQEPQLPRAPASVAVPAVPPVSADINLLKAQYDEYYSALQVFSDKAYAARQDSSEFLEYSATGKYLRAILDNLSVRISSATGAVYQPEPSKEGGKVSARVTAEVESVFNFSGIREGETRGVPIKPGYCQINYVKNNTPFLVQFDGFLNKGEVILTFDDGPGPLTEEVSTSMKDAGAQVLFFVLGINLGDNGKIRIKAETADGHLVGVHGYNHATPSGKPFTALSLEETLRQLGNVNSSIASAIGKKSSFFRPPYGVISPEAVRAIYSDIGLVPVGWTIDTLDWSTKDPETLYQNTISMIAKRGKGIVLMHDIHPQSRTASKRLVKWLAENGYKVVSPERLVQAYKGE, from the coding sequence ATGAACGCAAAAACCTGTATCCTCGTTTCTGTTCTTTCGATAGTGCCTTTTATTTCAGTCTTTGCCCAGGAGCCGCAGCTGCCGCGGGCCCCCGCTTCCGTTGCGGTTCCGGCCGTGCCGCCGGTTTCCGCGGATATAAATTTGCTGAAGGCGCAATACGATGAATATTACTCGGCCCTTCAGGTCTTTTCCGACAAGGCCTACGCGGCGCGGCAGGACAGCTCCGAATTCCTTGAGTACTCGGCCACGGGCAAGTACCTGCGCGCTATACTTGACAACCTTTCGGTCCGCATAAGCAGCGCAACCGGCGCCGTTTACCAGCCGGAACCTTCCAAAGAGGGCGGAAAAGTTTCTGCGAGAGTTACGGCGGAGGTGGAGAGTGTTTTTAATTTTTCCGGCATCCGCGAAGGAGAGACGCGCGGTGTGCCCATAAAGCCGGGCTACTGCCAGATAAACTACGTCAAAAACAACACGCCCTTTCTGGTGCAATTCGACGGTTTCCTTAATAAGGGTGAGGTTATATTGACCTTTGACGACGGCCCGGGGCCGCTGACCGAGGAAGTTTCCACCTCCATGAAGGACGCCGGCGCGCAGGTTCTGTTCTTCGTGCTGGGGATCAACCTTGGAGACAACGGAAAAATCCGCATAAAGGCCGAAACGGCGGACGGGCATCTTGTCGGCGTACACGGTTACAACCACGCCACTCCATCCGGCAAACCCTTCACCGCGCTTTCCCTTGAGGAAACCCTCAGGCAGCTGGGCAATGTGAACTCCTCCATAGCCTCAGCTATCGGCAAGAAGTCCTCTTTCTTCAGGCCGCCCTACGGCGTCATTTCGCCCGAGGCGGTCAGGGCGATATATTCCGATATCGGACTGGTTCCGGTCGGCTGGACCATAGATACGCTCGACTGGTCCACGAAGGATCCCGAAACGCTTTACCAGAACACAATATCCATGATAGCGAAGCGCGGCAAGGGCATAGTACTGATGCACGACATACATCCGCAGAGCCGCACGGCCTCCAAGCGCCTGGTGAAATGGCTGGCCGAGAACGGCTACAAAGTGGTTTCACCCGAGAGGCTGGTGCAGGCTTATAAAGGGGAGTAA
- a CDS encoding serine protease, protein MKKSLYAAVAVLLGVNISYPGESALDLLRVSVPPSVLTGVPSRAIFGKDDRQELFSIPDRWKEAGRSIAGKVSADHITDHGSYWELHGEPLSHKECPGNRFADEITVPSCTGFLVKPDLLVTAAHCIKSQDDCDGFYWVFEYALSGPGDKNYTKAAADRVYRCKRIVAKNYQNFGDVDYAILQLNRTVEGRKPLRLGLDAQVSPGLDLVNIGNSNGLPLKFKDSAKIINIKTTGQAFESDLDTFGGDSGSPVFDAGTGEVIGITSSANSDHYHDGVNNCRQLKVCNPGDKCYLAVASGIWNLKSEPVLGAD, encoded by the coding sequence ATGAAAAAATCATTATACGCGGCGGTGGCGGTATTGCTGGGCGTTAATATTTCTTATCCCGGGGAAAGCGCCCTTGATCTATTAAGGGTTTCTGTTCCTCCCTCCGTTTTAACAGGGGTCCCTTCCCGTGCTATTTTCGGAAAAGACGACCGGCAGGAGCTTTTTTCCATTCCGGACCGGTGGAAAGAAGCGGGGCGCTCAATAGCAGGAAAGGTTTCCGCGGACCATATCACGGACCACGGCTCCTACTGGGAACTTCATGGCGAGCCCTTAAGCCATAAAGAATGCCCCGGCAACCGCTTTGCTGACGAGATCACCGTTCCCAGTTGCACGGGCTTCCTTGTAAAGCCGGATCTGCTCGTCACCGCTGCCCATTGCATCAAGTCCCAGGACGACTGCGACGGTTTTTACTGGGTGTTCGAATATGCGCTCTCCGGCCCCGGAGACAAAAATTACACGAAGGCTGCGGCTGACCGGGTCTACCGGTGCAAGAGGATAGTAGCTAAGAATTACCAGAATTTCGGGGACGTGGATTACGCCATTCTGCAGCTGAACCGCACCGTAGAAGGCAGGAAGCCATTACGGCTGGGCCTTGACGCGCAAGTAAGCCCCGGGCTTGACCTGGTCAATATCGGCAATTCCAATGGTCTCCCGCTTAAATTCAAGGATTCGGCGAAGATAATAAATATAAAAACTACCGGTCAGGCATTCGAGTCGGACCTGGACACTTTCGGCGGCGATTCCGGGTCCCCGGTCTTCGACGCCGGCACCGGCGAGGTGATAGGTATAACGTCCAGCGCGAACTCGGACCACTACCATGACGGGGTAAATAATTGCAGGCAGCTGAAGGTCTGCAATCCCGGCGACAAATGCTATTTAGCCGTTGCATCAGGGATATGGAACCTTAAGAGTGAGCCCGTGCTCGGCGCTGATTAA
- a CDS encoding phosphatidylserine/phosphatidylglycerophosphate/cardiolipin synthase family protein: MKLCGKSVHCSGFVSGHLTPKKYSIPYLAFLLLLQISFVFNTHAAAASEPGTTPFDTELIFRTAVSPSVSYMADIPMPKEPVLRIAPEPAEQKRLAGEFSGKIVEILRDNWYNPTAAARKIVIAEMGRAQAAGVLEPTLVSVLSNPAIRKLLPENYRESLIKNIVAELEITDSVPGIQGGEPWPEMAARQLKMVKAGSFAPRGPGQNSLFLEPGFIAEFEKLTGAAFSGANSAELLINGPASFAMREKLIKNAKKSIHILSWAVFDDTTGNWLVELLSAKKKQGLEIKVMVDEQVAALYGDKSSLPRLKAVGIELIRFRDPARKFDGLHAKLLVVDGKYAISGGMNFGDEYSHMGNMPKWRDTDVLISGPAVEQAEINFRSIWTEQAKVKNLSFQPFNETTPAYTGGSSRVSYVFQQPAKESYVFLGILKAIYGASTRINIENAYVVNTPALKQALKDAVKRGVEVNILTNSKDSVDDPIMAVPILTSLADLLRSGARIYLKQGAMVHSKFMTVDGVFCGIGSFNLHPRSIRLETEMIANIIDPVKTGELDDVFYRDAAAAKRISTRKDLGIPMSPVSWLAEKCFFNQL, encoded by the coding sequence ATGAAACTTTGCGGCAAAAGCGTTCACTGCAGTGGTTTTGTCAGCGGCCATTTAACGCCAAAAAAGTATTCAATACCGTATCTTGCGTTTTTACTCCTGCTCCAGATATCTTTCGTTTTCAATACTCATGCCGCGGCGGCCTCCGAGCCCGGGACCACCCCATTTGACACGGAACTCATATTCCGGACAGCGGTCTCACCTTCCGTTTCTTACATGGCGGATATTCCGATGCCCAAGGAACCCGTCTTACGGATCGCTCCGGAACCGGCGGAGCAAAAGCGGCTGGCAGGGGAATTCAGCGGGAAGATAGTAGAGATATTGCGCGACAACTGGTACAACCCCACGGCGGCCGCAAGAAAAATCGTAATAGCCGAAATGGGGCGGGCACAGGCGGCGGGCGTTCTGGAACCCACTCTGGTGTCAGTTCTCAGCAATCCCGCGATCAGAAAATTACTCCCTGAAAACTACAGGGAAAGTTTGATAAAAAATATAGTCGCGGAACTGGAAATTACGGACTCGGTTCCGGGCATACAGGGCGGCGAACCATGGCCCGAAATGGCGGCCAGACAATTGAAAATGGTCAAAGCCGGTTCATTCGCGCCGCGCGGTCCCGGACAAAACTCGCTTTTCCTCGAACCGGGCTTTATAGCCGAATTTGAAAAGCTTACGGGCGCCGCCTTTTCAGGCGCCAACAGCGCGGAACTTTTAATAAACGGCCCCGCCTCTTTTGCCATGCGCGAAAAACTGATAAAGAACGCCAAAAAAAGCATTCATATACTGAGCTGGGCCGTTTTTGACGACACTACGGGGAACTGGCTTGTGGAACTGCTGTCGGCCAAAAAAAAGCAGGGACTTGAAATAAAAGTGATGGTTGATGAGCAGGTGGCTGCACTCTATGGGGACAAAAGTTCCCTTCCGCGTCTTAAGGCTGTTGGAATCGAGCTTATCAGGTTCCGTGACCCTGCACGGAAATTCGACGGCCTTCACGCCAAACTGCTGGTGGTGGACGGAAAATACGCAATATCCGGCGGAATGAATTTCGGGGATGAATATTCCCATATGGGAAATATGCCCAAGTGGCGCGACACCGACGTCCTTATAAGCGGGCCCGCCGTGGAACAGGCGGAAATAAATTTCAGAAGTATATGGACAGAGCAGGCTAAAGTTAAGAACCTGTCCTTTCAGCCTTTTAATGAAACCACCCCGGCCTATACCGGAGGCAGTTCCAGGGTTTCATATGTTTTCCAGCAGCCGGCAAAGGAATCTTATGTCTTTCTGGGCATACTCAAGGCTATTTACGGGGCCAGCACCCGTATTAATATCGAGAACGCCTATGTGGTAAACACTCCGGCCCTCAAACAAGCCCTTAAGGACGCCGTTAAGAGGGGCGTTGAGGTAAATATCCTGACCAATTCCAAAGATTCGGTCGATGACCCGATAATGGCAGTGCCCATACTTACAAGTCTTGCAGATCTATTGAGATCCGGCGCCCGCATATACCTGAAGCAAGGCGCCATGGTGCACAGCAAGTTTATGACGGTGGACGGGGTTTTTTGCGGAATTGGTTCTTTTAACCTTCATCCCAGAAGCATACGCTTAGAGACCGAAATGATCGCAAACATAATAGACCCTGTTAAAACCGGGGAGCTGGATGACGTTTTTTACAGGGATGCCGCCGCAGCGAAGCGAATATCAACCAGGAAAGATCTGGGTATCCCCATGTCGCCCGTAAGCTGGCTGGCGGAAAAATGTTTCTTTAACCAGCTGTAG